From the candidate division WOR-3 bacterium genome, one window contains:
- a CDS encoding class I SAM-dependent methyltransferase: protein MLDLGCDDGSITQKLCEGKGFSEIHGVDINENQLELAKKRGIITHATTLNNELPFENESFDVVISNQVIEHLYDSDLFLDEVYRVLKPGGYFVVSTENASSWCNIVASLLGWQIFSLT from the coding sequence TTGCTAGATTTAGGTTGCGACGATGGGTCCATAACTCAGAAATTGTGTGAGGGTAAGGGATTTTCAGAAATACACGGTGTTGATATAAATGAAAATCAGCTGGAATTAGCTAAAAAACGTGGGATTATAACACATGCGACCACACTCAATAATGAGCTACCTTTTGAAAACGAGAGCTTCGACGTAGTAATAAGCAATCAAGTTATTGAGCACCTATACGATTCCGACCTATTCTTAGACGAGGTTTACCGGGTATTGAAACCTGGGGGTTACTTTGTCGTATCAACAGAAAACGCTAGCAGTTGGTGCAACATAGTAGCCTCCTTGTTAGGATGGCAAATTTTTTCTTTAACCAA